From a region of the Bradyrhizobium manausense genome:
- a CDS encoding cytochrome P450, with protein sequence MNEHMQPAGGPLFNPLAPDFIRNPYPHYERLRTIDPIHVTPFGQFVASRHADVSLVMRDKRFGKDFVERSKRRYSPEIMNEPVFRSMSHWMLQSDPPDHTRLRGLVVKAFTARRVEDMRPRIQEIVDQTIDAVIDHGHMDLIEDFAFRLPVTIICEMLGIPEDHREVFYKSSRDGGRLLDPVPMSPEEIAKGNAANVMAQMYFQQLFELRRRSPGDDLITQLVQAEEDGNKLTNEELTANIILLFGAGHETTVNLIGNGLLALHRNPDQLALLKARPDLITNAIEEFLRYDSSVQMTGRVTLEDIDDLGGKQIPKGETVLCLLGSANHDPAVYPDHPDRLDIVRPNVRPLSFGGGIHFCLGAQLARIEAEVAIATLLRRLPDLRIDDVENPEWRSTFVLRGLKQLPASW encoded by the coding sequence ATGAACGAGCACATGCAACCCGCAGGCGGACCGCTGTTCAACCCGCTGGCGCCGGACTTCATCCGCAATCCCTATCCGCATTACGAACGGCTGCGCACGATCGATCCGATCCATGTGACGCCGTTCGGCCAGTTCGTCGCCAGCCGCCATGCCGACGTCAGCCTGGTGATGCGCGACAAGCGCTTCGGCAAGGATTTCGTCGAGCGCTCCAAGCGTCGCTATAGCCCCGAGATCATGAACGAGCCCGTGTTCCGCAGCATGAGCCATTGGATGCTGCAATCCGATCCGCCCGACCACACCCGCCTGCGCGGCCTCGTCGTGAAGGCCTTCACTGCGCGCCGCGTCGAGGACATGCGGCCGCGCATCCAGGAGATCGTCGACCAGACCATCGATGCCGTGATCGATCATGGCCACATGGACCTGATCGAGGATTTTGCTTTCCGTCTGCCTGTCACCATCATCTGCGAAATGCTCGGCATTCCCGAGGACCATCGCGAGGTGTTCTACAAGAGCTCGCGCGATGGCGGACGCCTGCTCGATCCGGTACCGATGTCGCCTGAGGAGATTGCGAAGGGCAACGCCGCCAACGTGATGGCGCAGATGTACTTCCAGCAGCTGTTCGAGCTGCGCCGTCGCAGTCCCGGGGACGACCTCATCACCCAGCTGGTGCAGGCCGAGGAGGACGGCAACAAGCTCACCAATGAGGAGCTGACGGCCAACATCATCCTGCTGTTCGGCGCCGGCCACGAGACGACGGTCAACCTGATCGGCAACGGCCTGTTGGCGCTCCATCGCAATCCGGACCAGCTCGCCCTCTTGAAGGCGCGGCCCGACCTGATCACCAACGCGATCGAGGAATTTCTGCGCTACGATTCGTCAGTACAGATGACGGGCCGCGTCACGCTGGAGGACATCGACGATCTCGGTGGCAAGCAGATCCCCAAGGGCGAGACCGTGCTTTGCCTGCTCGGCTCGGCCAATCACGACCCGGCAGTCTATCCCGACCACCCGGATAGGCTTGACATCGTGAGGCCGAACGTCCGGCCGCTGTCGTTCGGCGGCGGCATCCACTTCTGCCTGGGTGCCCAATTGGCCCGCATCGAGGCCGAGGTCGCCATCGCCACGCTATTGCGGCGGCTGCCGGATCTGCGCATCGACGACGTCGAAAACCCGGAATGGCGCTCGACCTTCGTGCTGCGGGGCCTGAAGCAGCTTCCGGCCAGCTGGTAA
- a CDS encoding peptidoglycan-binding domain-containing protein, with product MNVGKKKFLLTTAVLFAGVSLASVQGSAQGMREGAGGGMSAGGGAGGSASGGAAEHSSGATSHGAGGASHSEGMTQGRAGGRAEGSATTHESSRAADKGDKQTVGQGRDHDTSRQSQSAHEKQGKGQTVGQSHGDRDHARQSKSESDKSEQKNQTVGQSRNDRTHQSQGAEQNKSTTTGANTRDNARDKSAQDKSTQDKNAEGKNAQGQSTTTTGANTKSDAQNKNAQDQSKTTTGANTGSNAQSQNAQGTTTGANTQGQTNAQAQTQNGATQSMSGRVQVSAQQQTRLQQSVLSSRNVARVRVNDNAIHFRVNAGVVVPRNISVIAVSDYPALIDVYPDYRDDSFFVVNDEIVVTDHSRRIVDVIPAGPRTHYAHRGSSSGGSSSVAALNLSPDEIRIVQRVLIQRGILSGEADGILGPDTRHALISFQRQEGFQASGSIDTRTVAALGVSNQISATQGQSTTVGQGGNNQSTQQNTTGQGTGQGNAPAQQNQTTGQAPQNQPSTTGQAQQNQPANSGQASTKPPSGQTTGQAPSNNQSTGQPSTNQNSQTGQTNQNNAPPPSTSGQPAKK from the coding sequence ATGAACGTTGGAAAGAAGAAGTTTCTATTGACCACAGCAGTGCTGTTCGCCGGCGTCAGCCTGGCGTCGGTGCAGGGATCCGCGCAAGGCATGCGCGAAGGTGCCGGCGGCGGAATGAGTGCTGGCGGCGGAGCCGGCGGCAGCGCCAGCGGTGGTGCTGCAGAACATTCCAGCGGCGCGACGTCGCACGGTGCAGGCGGTGCCTCCCACAGCGAAGGCATGACCCAGGGCCGCGCCGGCGGCCGGGCAGAAGGTTCCGCCACGACGCACGAAAGCAGCCGCGCCGCCGACAAGGGTGACAAGCAGACCGTCGGCCAGGGGCGCGATCACGACACTTCGCGCCAGTCGCAATCCGCGCACGAGAAGCAGGGCAAGGGCCAGACCGTCGGTCAGTCGCATGGCGATCGCGACCACGCGCGCCAGTCCAAATCCGAGAGCGACAAGAGCGAACAGAAGAACCAGACTGTCGGCCAGAGCCGCAACGATCGCACGCATCAGTCGCAAGGCGCAGAGCAGAACAAGAGCACGACAACGGGCGCCAACACCAGGGACAACGCCCGGGACAAGAGTGCGCAAGACAAGAGCACCCAGGACAAGAACGCCGAAGGCAAGAATGCGCAGGGTCAGAGCACCACCACGACCGGTGCGAATACCAAGAGCGACGCCCAGAACAAGAACGCGCAGGATCAGAGCAAGACGACCACCGGCGCGAACACTGGCAGCAACGCCCAGAGCCAGAACGCGCAGGGCACGACGACCGGTGCCAACACGCAGGGACAGACCAACGCCCAGGCGCAGACCCAAAACGGAGCTACCCAGAGCATGTCCGGCCGCGTGCAGGTGAGCGCGCAGCAGCAGACACGATTGCAACAGTCGGTGCTGAGCTCGCGCAATGTTGCGCGGGTGCGGGTCAATGACAATGCGATCCACTTCCGCGTCAATGCCGGCGTGGTGGTGCCGCGGAACATCTCGGTGATCGCGGTCTCGGACTATCCGGCGCTGATCGACGTCTACCCGGACTACCGCGACGACAGCTTCTTCGTCGTGAATGACGAGATCGTCGTCACCGACCACAGCCGCAGGATCGTCGACGTCATTCCCGCGGGTCCGCGGACACATTATGCCCACCGCGGCAGCTCGAGCGGTGGCAGCAGCAGCGTTGCAGCGCTGAATCTCAGCCCCGACGAGATCCGTATCGTTCAGCGCGTCCTGATCCAACGCGGCATACTGTCCGGCGAGGCCGACGGCATCCTCGGACCGGATACGCGCCACGCACTGATCTCCTTCCAGCGACAGGAGGGCTTCCAGGCGAGCGGCTCGATCGATACCCGCACCGTCGCTGCGCTTGGCGTGTCCAACCAGATCAGCGCCACCCAGGGCCAGTCGACGACGGTCGGCCAGGGCGGAAACAACCAGTCGACGCAGCAGAACACCACCGGGCAAGGCACCGGTCAGGGCAACGCGCCGGCGCAGCAGAACCAGACCACTGGTCAGGCTCCGCAGAACCAGCCGTCCACGACCGGCCAGGCTCAGCAGAACCAGCCGGCGAACTCGGGCCAGGCCAGCACGAAACCGCCGTCGGGTCAGACGACCGGCCAGGCCCCGAGCAACAACCAGTCGACCGGTCAGCCCAGCACCAACCAGAACAGCCAGACTGGACAGACCAACCAGAACAATGCCCCGCCGCCGTCGACGTCAGGGCAGCCGGCCAAGAAGTAA
- a CDS encoding DUF2336 domain-containing protein, with translation MDGANTLLQDLDDAIARGTDESRAKALWHATDLLITGRYVDDDISTFGEVIGRLADEIEVAARAQLSELMAVCDHAPLNVIEKLALDDEIAVAGPVLRDSSRIDEKLLVESAMTKGQEHLLAISQRESIGEAVTDVLVKRGNQEVVTSVAKNEGARFSGSGLLHMVRRAEGDSILAEQLGLRKDVPRHIFQQLISKASEDVRRRLETERPEMMSQIQSSVTEVTGDLQSKFGPSSRSYFVAKRVVTTQYRQGNLNQVSISNYARQHRFDEVQIGLSLLSSLPVDVIERALMDRNREMILVLCKALDFGWDTTMSLLFLGAKDHLITARELHDNERDFGRLKIETSRSILKFYQSRKNSAGADPVTGRQPELQVH, from the coding sequence ATGGACGGGGCGAATACGCTTCTACAGGATCTGGACGACGCAATCGCGCGTGGCACCGACGAGAGCCGGGCGAAGGCGTTGTGGCATGCGACGGATCTTTTGATTACCGGCCGCTACGTCGACGACGACATCAGCACGTTCGGCGAAGTCATCGGACGGCTTGCCGACGAGATCGAAGTTGCCGCGCGAGCGCAGCTCTCCGAATTGATGGCGGTTTGCGACCATGCTCCGCTCAATGTCATCGAGAAGCTTGCTCTGGACGATGAGATCGCGGTCGCCGGCCCCGTGCTGCGCGACTCGAGCCGGATCGACGAAAAGCTGCTGGTCGAGAGCGCCATGACCAAGGGCCAGGAGCATCTGCTCGCGATCTCGCAACGTGAATCGATCGGCGAGGCCGTGACCGACGTCCTCGTCAAGCGTGGTAACCAGGAGGTTGTCACCTCGGTCGCCAAGAACGAGGGCGCGCGCTTTTCCGGCTCCGGCCTGCTGCATATGGTCCGTCGCGCCGAGGGCGACTCGATCCTTGCCGAGCAGCTCGGCCTGCGCAAGGACGTGCCGCGCCACATCTTCCAGCAGTTGATCTCCAAGGCATCGGAAGACGTCCGCCGCCGGCTCGAGACCGAGCGTCCCGAGATGATGTCGCAGATCCAGAGTTCTGTGACCGAGGTCACCGGCGATTTGCAGTCGAAGTTCGGCCCGTCCTCGCGCAGCTATTTCGTGGCCAAGCGCGTGGTGACGACGCAGTACCGGCAGGGCAACCTCAACCAGGTCTCGATCTCGAACTATGCACGCCAGCACCGTTTCGACGAGGTCCAGATCGGTCTGTCGCTGCTGTCGTCGCTGCCGGTCGACGTGATCGAGCGCGCGCTGATGGACCGCAACCGCGAGATGATCCTCGTACTCTGCAAGGCGCTCGACTTCGGCTGGGACACGACGATGTCGCTGTTGTTCCTCGGCGCCAAGGATCATCTGATCACGGCCCGCGAGCTCCACGACAACGAACGTGATTTCGGCCGGCTCAAGATCGAGACGTCACGCAGCATTTTGAAGTTCTACCAGTCGCGCAAGAACAGCGCCGGCGCCGATCCGGTCACGGGTCGTCAGCCTGAGCTCCAGGTTCACTGA
- a CDS encoding TetR/AcrR family transcriptional regulator: protein MSRVRTRPTRDDTRDKLFEAAARVFEQDGIGGASIEAIAAEAGFTRGAFYSNFGSKDELIFAMLEDHVEQSIRRNMEILAQHTNLDDFIAALKAMDRGRQDPLTRSPLLHIEMILFVARAEKRRPELAKRLRARRKLIADIVEATLKDSAKGETLNPPWMASVVLALEDGFRLHRLIDPETTPADSFLRAITDLRRRTGLASN, encoded by the coding sequence ATGTCAAGGGTGAGAACCAGACCGACCAGGGACGACACGCGCGACAAGCTGTTCGAGGCGGCTGCGCGCGTGTTCGAGCAGGACGGCATCGGCGGCGCCAGCATCGAGGCGATCGCGGCGGAAGCCGGCTTCACACGCGGCGCGTTCTATTCCAACTTTGGGAGCAAGGACGAACTGATCTTCGCCATGCTCGAGGATCACGTCGAGCAGTCGATCCGGCGCAATATGGAGATCCTGGCGCAGCACACAAATCTCGACGATTTCATCGCGGCCTTGAAGGCGATGGATCGCGGCCGCCAGGATCCCCTCACCCGCTCGCCGCTCCTGCATATCGAGATGATCCTGTTCGTCGCACGCGCCGAGAAGCGCCGGCCAGAACTCGCGAAGCGGCTGCGCGCGCGGCGCAAACTGATCGCCGACATCGTCGAGGCGACGTTGAAGGACAGCGCCAAGGGCGAGACGCTGAACCCGCCCTGGATGGCCTCCGTCGTGCTGGCGCTGGAAGACGGCTTCCGCCTGCACCGGCTGATCGATCCCGAGACCACACCGGCCGACAGCTTCCTGCGTGCGATCACGGATCTGCGGCGCAGGACGGGATTGGCGTCGAACTAG
- a CDS encoding AsmA family protein yields the protein MQTTLLGLAIAFILALLAALIGPYFIDWNQFRPQFEAEATRIIGVPVRVGGELDARLLPAPKLRLRSVTFGGNNDLGRLRADKLDVEFSLSSLMRGEWRATELTVGGMAVDLGLDARGKVDLPSTASGTFNLASLAIERLNLTGRIALHDAASRSTLELNDIVFSGDVRSLAGSVRGDGNFTANGVRYPFRVSSGPSPDGSATRLHLNIDPGDRAILADLEGILAFDNRLPKFDGALTLAVPPTKKPGEAGPVPWKLTAKLKADPAGAKFDQVDASFGPEDTALKVGGVGDLRFGASPLLRAALSARQVDADKLSGRDDAEPLRILPALRAGLAAIPQAPIPAQIEFNSDQIMLGGRPLQNITTELRTDGRSWTFQRLELRAPGMTQVSLNGATPGADSFSGRLSVESSDPDTLVSWLQGRSEIIRRSTRPLRLAGDVTIAANHLAIDKLKADIDGGTVEGRIAFVQTGASKGSRIDADLKADRLDLDAAASFVRALAGPQGEWPEEAKLSLDVGRAISAGQELQRFSAGLTYDPKSVALDRLKFDQAGGVSVDGGGNLDRVNSQGRFVLDMTAASLRPMASVVETLSPAWAQRLQAIDSASGSSTASLVLDLSADKKGDGGRRSATAQLDFATPQVTGHLQAAAAPPLSDLRGLDLGALSRNEFTVDGRMSSQRGSTLLALFGLDRAVAAGEGTSRFEGRLSGSWRKPMQLNAKLSGGGLDADAQGSVDFSEPKGSVNLRVRNANLGPLFGTSPTDKSAQSVSLSSRVGLSGNRLTFDDLDSTAAGSHLRGHLAMTIDQEKSVEGEVGLDTLDLMPALALAIGAAGRDSGEALNAGLVSGWHGRVAFQALRGSLPSGIELRPFSGTLKSDGQSLALDALKGGLGGGEMTASLDARNGPNGVALNAHLDLANVDAASLRYRNLALPKGRASVQMTLTSQGRSVSALTGALAGNGTVTLDSAEISGLNPRAFEIAIRASDGGQVSDDNRLRQLVEPALSAAPITVASAQIPFTIRDGRLRVGATPLEAKNARAIVSGGYDIPADQADIRASLTPIMNGLSGAPPEIQLFAAGPPDKLSRTVDLTPLSSWLAVRTIDRETRRLDAIERGEPPPATAALPTLVSPEPAPEPSLTDVPMPGRDPRRAPPKAKVEPKAAPTPKPPLAAPAVPSPPLASQQVAPLPPPIDVRPAPSPPPARPRPKPPLVLTPQNP from the coding sequence GTGCAGACGACGCTGCTCGGATTGGCGATTGCCTTTATCTTAGCGCTGCTGGCCGCGCTGATCGGGCCTTACTTCATCGACTGGAACCAGTTCAGGCCCCAGTTCGAGGCGGAAGCGACCCGGATCATCGGCGTGCCCGTGCGCGTGGGGGGCGAGCTCGATGCGCGGCTCCTGCCGGCACCGAAGCTGCGGCTCCGCTCGGTCACCTTCGGCGGCAACAATGATCTCGGCCGACTGCGCGCCGACAAGCTCGATGTCGAGTTCAGCCTGAGCTCGCTGATGCGCGGTGAATGGCGTGCCACCGAGCTGACGGTCGGCGGAATGGCGGTGGATCTCGGCCTCGACGCCAGGGGCAAGGTCGATTTGCCGTCCACCGCGAGCGGCACCTTCAACCTCGCTTCCCTCGCCATCGAGCGGCTCAATCTCACCGGCCGCATCGCGCTTCACGATGCCGCCAGCCGCTCGACGCTGGAGCTCAACGACATCGTCTTCTCCGGCGACGTGCGCTCGCTCGCAGGTTCGGTAAGGGGTGATGGCAATTTCACCGCCAATGGAGTGCGTTATCCGTTCCGCGTCTCCTCGGGGCCGAGCCCCGACGGCAGTGCGACCCGTCTGCACCTCAATATCGATCCCGGTGATCGCGCCATCCTGGCCGATCTCGAAGGCATTCTCGCCTTCGACAACCGCCTGCCGAAATTCGACGGCGCGCTGACGCTGGCCGTGCCGCCGACGAAGAAGCCGGGCGAGGCGGGACCCGTGCCCTGGAAGCTCACGGCAAAACTCAAGGCCGATCCGGCCGGCGCCAAGTTCGATCAGGTCGACGCGAGCTTCGGCCCTGAGGACACCGCGCTGAAGGTCGGCGGCGTCGGCGACCTCAGGTTCGGCGCCTCGCCGCTGCTCCGCGCGGCGCTGTCGGCCCGGCAGGTCGATGCCGACAAGCTCTCCGGGCGAGACGATGCCGAGCCGCTGCGCATTCTGCCCGCCCTGCGCGCCGGTCTTGCCGCGATCCCGCAGGCGCCGATCCCGGCGCAGATCGAGTTCAACTCCGACCAGATCATGCTGGGTGGCCGCCCGCTCCAGAACATCACGACCGAGCTTCGGACCGACGGCCGGTCCTGGACCTTCCAGCGGCTCGAGCTGCGCGCACCCGGCATGACGCAGGTCTCGCTCAACGGCGCCACGCCCGGCGCTGACAGCTTTAGCGGCCGCCTCAGCGTCGAGTCGTCCGACCCCGATACGCTGGTTTCCTGGCTGCAGGGCCGCAGCGAAATCATCAGGCGCAGCACACGGCCGCTGCGTCTGGCCGGCGACGTGACGATCGCCGCCAACCATCTTGCCATCGACAAACTGAAAGCCGACATCGACGGTGGCACCGTCGAGGGCCGCATTGCCTTCGTGCAAACAGGCGCCAGCAAAGGCTCTCGCATCGATGCCGATCTCAAGGCCGACCGCCTCGACCTCGATGCGGCCGCGAGCTTTGTCCGAGCGCTCGCCGGGCCTCAGGGCGAATGGCCCGAGGAAGCAAAGCTCTCGCTCGACGTCGGCCGGGCGATCTCGGCCGGCCAGGAGCTGCAACGGTTTTCGGCCGGACTCACCTACGATCCGAAGAGCGTCGCTCTCGACCGCCTGAAGTTCGATCAGGCAGGAGGCGTCTCCGTCGATGGCGGCGGAAATCTCGATCGGGTCAATTCGCAGGGGCGGTTCGTGCTGGACATGACGGCCGCTTCGCTGCGGCCGATGGCCTCCGTCGTCGAAACGCTTTCACCCGCATGGGCCCAGCGTCTTCAGGCGATCGATTCCGCCTCGGGGTCTTCCACCGCAAGTCTGGTGCTCGATCTCAGTGCTGACAAGAAAGGTGACGGTGGCCGCCGCTCGGCCACGGCCCAGCTCGACTTCGCGACGCCGCAAGTGACAGGACATCTTCAGGCGGCCGCTGCGCCGCCGCTGTCCGACCTTCGCGGTCTTGACCTCGGCGCCCTCTCGCGCAACGAGTTCACGGTCGACGGGCGAATGTCGTCGCAGCGCGGCAGCACCTTGCTCGCTCTGTTCGGTCTGGATCGCGCGGTTGCCGCGGGTGAGGGCACTTCCCGCTTCGAAGGCCGTTTGAGCGGCTCGTGGCGCAAGCCGATGCAATTGAACGCTAAGCTCAGTGGCGGCGGGCTGGATGCGGATGCGCAAGGCAGCGTCGATTTCTCGGAGCCGAAGGGCAGCGTGAACCTGCGCGTGCGCAACGCCAATCTGGGACCGCTGTTCGGAACCAGCCCGACCGACAAATCGGCGCAGAGCGTGAGCCTGTCCTCGCGCGTCGGGCTGTCAGGAAATCGCCTGACCTTCGATGATCTCGACAGCACTGCTGCGGGCTCGCACCTGCGCGGCCATCTCGCCATGACGATCGATCAGGAGAAGAGCGTTGAGGGCGAAGTCGGGCTCGACACGCTCGACCTGATGCCGGCGCTCGCGCTTGCCATTGGCGCGGCCGGACGCGACAGCGGCGAGGCACTGAATGCGGGTCTCGTCAGTGGCTGGCACGGCCGCGTCGCGTTCCAGGCGTTGCGCGGCAGCCTGCCCAGCGGAATCGAGCTGCGTCCGTTCAGCGGCACGCTGAAGAGCGACGGCCAGTCGCTCGCGCTCGACGCGCTCAAGGGTGGCCTCGGTGGCGGCGAGATGACCGCAAGCCTCGATGCGCGCAACGGCCCCAACGGTGTGGCGCTGAACGCGCATCTCGATCTCGCGAACGTCGATGCGGCGTCGCTGCGTTACCGCAATCTGGCTCTGCCCAAGGGACGCGCCTCGGTGCAGATGACGCTGACCAGCCAGGGCCGCAGCGTTTCGGCGCTGACCGGCGCACTCGCCGGTAACGGCACGGTGACGCTGGACTCGGCCGAGATCAGCGGCCTCAATCCGCGCGCCTTCGAGATCGCGATCCGCGCCAGCGACGGCGGGCAGGTGAGCGATGACAACCGATTGCGCCAGCTCGTCGAGCCTGCACTATCCGCGGCTCCCATTACTGTGGCTTCGGCGCAGATCCCGTTCACGATCCGCGACGGTCGTCTGCGCGTCGGCGCGACACCGCTCGAAGCCAAGAACGCCCGCGCCATCGTGTCCGGCGGTTACGACATTCCCGCGGATCAGGCCGACATCCGCGCCAGCCTGACGCCGATCATGAACGGCCTCTCCGGCGCGCCGCCGGAGATCCAGCTGTTTGCCGCGGGTCCCCCCGACAAGCTCAGCCGGACCGTCGATCTCACGCCGCTGTCGTCGTGGCTTGCGGTGCGCACGATCGATCGCGAGACGCGCCGGCTCGATGCAATCGAGCGCGGCGAGCCGCCGCCGGCGACCGCCGCGCTGCCGACGCTGGTCTCGCCCGAGCCCGCACCCGAGCCGTCGCTGACCGACGTGCCGATGCCCGGCCGTGATCCGCGTCGCGCACCGCCGAAGGCGAAGGTCGAGCCCAAGGCGGCACCGACGCCGAAGCCGCCGCTTGCCGCGCCGGCCGTGCCGAGCCCGCCGCTGGCAAGCCAGCAGGTCGCGCCGCTGCCACCGCCGATCGACGTGAGACCCGCCCCCAGCCCGCCGCCCGCAAGGCCCCGGCCGAAGCCGCCACTGGTCCTGACGCCGCAGAATCCGTAG
- a CDS encoding alpha/beta fold hydrolase, which translates to MPAKAKPAIVFCHGIWADGSCFSKVIPALQADGHEVIAVQYGLDSYEEDLATVKRTLNRVDSPVLLVGHSYGGATITGAGTDERVAGLVYIAAVAPDAGETVQDQLEKYPSDIFSRVEIADGRAWLLPNGTEFFAGDLSEADQKLVWATHYAPVADLFQQQKLTADKVAWRSKPSWYILATQDRTVNPDLQRWVSKRMGATITEVTSSHVPMLSQPAIVIDVIRKAAAALQKG; encoded by the coding sequence ATGCCCGCGAAAGCCAAACCAGCGATCGTTTTCTGTCACGGCATCTGGGCCGACGGCTCGTGCTTCAGCAAAGTCATTCCGGCATTGCAGGCGGACGGGCATGAGGTGATCGCCGTTCAATACGGTCTGGACTCCTACGAAGAAGACCTGGCGACGGTGAAGCGCACGCTCAACCGCGTCGATAGCCCTGTCCTGCTCGTCGGTCATTCCTATGGCGGCGCCACCATCACCGGCGCGGGCACTGACGAGCGCGTGGCTGGTCTCGTCTACATTGCTGCGGTCGCGCCGGATGCCGGCGAGACCGTGCAGGACCAGCTCGAGAAGTATCCGTCGGATATTTTCTCCCGCGTCGAGATCGCGGATGGGCGTGCGTGGCTGCTTCCGAACGGCACGGAGTTCTTCGCGGGCGATCTTTCCGAGGCGGACCAGAAGCTGGTGTGGGCCACCCACTATGCGCCCGTCGCCGATTTATTCCAGCAGCAGAAGCTCACCGCGGACAAGGTCGCGTGGCGGTCGAAGCCGAGCTGGTACATTCTGGCCACGCAGGACCGCACCGTAAATCCCGATCTGCAACGCTGGGTCTCCAAGCGCATGGGCGCGACCATCACCGAAGTGACGAGCAGCCACGTGCCGATGCTGTCCCAGCCCGCCATCGTGATCGATGTGATACGCAAGGCGGCAGCTGCACTTCAAAAAGGCTGA